The following coding sequences lie in one Verrucomicrobiaceae bacterium genomic window:
- a CDS encoding cation:proton antiporter, translated as MHDAHFFLSAFIYLATAVLMVPVAHRMGLGSVLGYLIGGAVIGPFALGWVGGTQGEEAMHFAEFGVVIMLFMIGLELEPARLWRMRGPIFGLGGLQVSCTALAVAAAAMAFGLDAKPALAAGMILALSSTAIVIQTLQEKALLRSDAGSDTFAVLLFQDISVIPMLAMFPLLASSAALGEDHGWLQELPHWAQPLVTLGAVAVIVIAGQFVVPRGFAILAKTGLRELLTAAALLLIVGVALLMTEVGLSPALGAFVAGVVLAGSHYRHELESNLEPFKGLLLGLFFLAVGASLDFSGIAARPVLITALVIGLIVTKAAVMYAVATVLRLRGSHRWLLALALAQGGEFAFALLSMAIQQHILDEETSKLLVAVVALSMAVTPLLFVLYEKVIAPRYLAVSSPAREADAIDEHDAPVIMAGFGRFGNFVGRFMMSQGVKVTVLESDPDHVDMLRTFGFKVFYGDATRLDLLHAAGIAQARLLIISLADRTKVAQLVTEVRERFPNVRILARAHDYDQRYDFISLGLRSEDVVHEQMHSALELGVKALRVLGKPAEAMEAAAKLWKGFDEETFHLLLPVHDNVDAYASIARERRIQLTQLFERDRANVSEV; from the coding sequence ATGCACGACGCGCATTTCTTTCTCTCTGCTTTCATCTACCTCGCCACCGCCGTGCTGATGGTGCCGGTGGCGCATCGAATGGGTCTAGGCAGCGTGCTGGGCTATCTCATCGGCGGCGCGGTGATCGGTCCTTTTGCGCTCGGATGGGTGGGTGGCACTCAAGGCGAGGAAGCGATGCACTTCGCGGAGTTTGGCGTGGTGATTATGCTCTTCATGATCGGCCTCGAATTGGAGCCTGCGAGGCTCTGGCGCATGCGCGGACCGATTTTCGGCCTCGGCGGCCTTCAGGTGAGTTGCACCGCTTTGGCCGTGGCCGCTGCGGCGATGGCTTTTGGCCTCGATGCGAAGCCTGCACTCGCCGCAGGCATGATTCTGGCGCTTTCCTCCACCGCCATCGTGATTCAGACGCTGCAAGAGAAGGCCCTGCTGCGCAGCGATGCGGGTAGCGACACCTTTGCCGTGCTGCTGTTTCAAGACATTTCCGTCATCCCGATGCTGGCGATGTTTCCCCTGCTCGCCAGCAGTGCGGCATTGGGCGAGGATCATGGCTGGCTGCAAGAGCTGCCGCATTGGGCGCAGCCGCTCGTCACACTAGGCGCAGTAGCGGTCATCGTGATCGCCGGGCAGTTTGTGGTGCCGCGTGGCTTTGCGATTCTCGCGAAAACAGGCCTGCGGGAGCTACTGACCGCTGCCGCCTTGCTGCTGATCGTGGGCGTGGCTTTGCTAATGACCGAGGTGGGCCTCTCACCGGCTCTCGGCGCTTTTGTCGCGGGAGTAGTGCTCGCAGGAAGCCACTATCGCCATGAGTTGGAGAGCAACCTGGAGCCTTTCAAAGGCCTGCTGCTTGGACTGTTTTTCCTCGCTGTCGGGGCGTCGCTCGATTTCAGCGGCATCGCAGCTAGGCCCGTGCTCATCACGGCGCTGGTGATCGGTTTGATCGTGACGAAAGCGGCGGTGATGTATGCGGTGGCCACCGTGCTGCGGCTTCGCGGTAGTCATCGCTGGTTGCTGGCGCTGGCCTTGGCTCAGGGCGGTGAGTTTGCCTTCGCGCTGCTTTCGATGGCGATTCAGCAGCACATCCTCGATGAGGAAACCTCTAAGTTACTCGTCGCCGTCGTGGCGTTGTCCATGGCCGTCACGCCGCTGCTCTTTGTGCTGTATGAAAAAGTCATCGCGCCGCGCTACCTGGCCGTCAGCAGCCCGGCACGCGAGGCGGATGCCATTGATGAACATGACGCACCGGTGATCATGGCAGGCTTCGGCCGCTTCGGGAACTTCGTCGGCCGCTTCATGATGTCGCAGGGCGTCAAAGTAACCGTGCTGGAAAGCGATCCCGATCATGTGGACATGCTGCGAACCTTTGGCTTCAAGGTCTTCTATGGCGATGCCACGCGTCTCGATCTCCTCCACGCCGCCGGCATCGCCCAGGCCCGCCTGCTCATCATCAGCCTCGCCGACCGCACGAAGGTGGCACAGCTCGTCACCGAGGTGCGGGAGCGTTTCCCGAATGTCCGCATCCTCGCTCGGGCGCATGACTACGATCAAAGGTATGATTTCATCAGCCTCGGCCTGCGCTCAGAGGATGTGGTCCACGAGCAGATGCACAGCGCCCTCGAGCTCGGCGTGAAGGCACTCCGCGTTCTCGGCAAGCCCGCCGAGGCCATGGAAGCCGCCGCGAAGCTCTGGAAAGGCTTCGACGAGGAAACCTTCCACCTGCTCTTGCCCGTGCATGACAATGTGGACGCCTACGCCAGCATCGCCCGCGAGCGCCGCATCCAGCTCACCCAGCTTTTTGAACGCGACCGGGCGAATGTGAGTGAGGTGTGA
- a CDS encoding homoserine dehydrogenase gives MSLASSPRVIEIGLAGLGNVGAGVFKNLEKNRALIAKRTGAEIRVKRVAVRDLGRKRDVEVPAAALTTDWQELVNDPAIPVIVELIGGTTTAYDMVCAALRAKKIVVTGNKALLAERGQELFALAEECGVPIYFEAAVAGGIPIIQVLQEGLVGNHIRSIHGIINGTCNYILTRMSQAGLSYDAALQEAQDKGFAEADPYLDVSGWDAAHKAIILASLSYGFWIPPDKVCVEGVDRVSITDFKFAQRLGYTIKLLSIIRADENGLVEVRTQPTLVPLSHVLASVSGSFNAVLVNGDIVGETLFYGRGAGQDPTNSSVISDLCEAAAVLMHGARHSGFVPHGLYGKSKPVDDTVSHHYLRLTVDDVPGVLAQVAAELGKRGIGISSMLQPEDLESTTGETSLVLMVHDAKVGDMKQALAALHSLKCVRSEPTWMRVETLQ, from the coding sequence ATGTCTTTAGCCAGTTCTCCGCGTGTTATCGAAATCGGCCTCGCTGGCCTCGGAAATGTCGGTGCAGGTGTTTTTAAGAACTTGGAGAAAAACCGGGCGCTGATCGCGAAACGCACGGGAGCGGAGATTCGGGTGAAAAGAGTCGCGGTGCGTGATTTGGGCCGAAAACGCGATGTGGAGGTACCTGCGGCGGCTTTGACGACGGATTGGCAGGAGCTTGTGAATGATCCGGCCATTCCTGTGATCGTGGAGCTGATCGGTGGGACGACGACGGCGTATGACATGGTGTGCGCCGCGCTGCGGGCGAAAAAGATCGTCGTTACTGGCAATAAAGCGCTGCTGGCAGAGCGGGGGCAGGAGCTCTTCGCTCTGGCGGAGGAATGTGGGGTGCCGATTTACTTTGAGGCTGCTGTGGCGGGTGGGATTCCGATCATTCAGGTGCTGCAAGAGGGGCTCGTGGGGAATCACATCCGCTCCATCCACGGCATCATCAATGGGACGTGTAACTACATCCTCACCCGGATGAGCCAGGCTGGCCTGAGCTACGATGCAGCGCTACAAGAGGCCCAGGATAAGGGCTTTGCGGAGGCTGATCCCTATCTGGATGTGAGTGGCTGGGATGCTGCGCATAAGGCGATCATTTTGGCCAGTCTGAGCTATGGATTCTGGATCCCGCCGGATAAGGTGTGTGTCGAAGGCGTGGATCGTGTGAGCATCACGGATTTCAAGTTCGCCCAGCGGTTGGGCTACACGATCAAGCTGCTCTCCATCATTCGTGCTGATGAAAACGGTCTGGTGGAGGTGCGGACGCAGCCCACGCTGGTTCCGCTGAGTCATGTTTTGGCCAGTGTGAGTGGCAGTTTTAATGCGGTGCTGGTCAATGGTGACATCGTCGGTGAGACGCTTTTTTACGGACGCGGGGCAGGGCAGGACCCCACGAACAGCAGTGTCATCAGTGATCTGTGTGAGGCTGCGGCGGTGCTGATGCATGGTGCACGTCATAGTGGCTTCGTGCCGCATGGGCTGTATGGGAAGTCGAAGCCGGTCGATGACACGGTGTCGCATCACTACCTACGCCTAACGGTGGATGATGTGCCTGGTGTGCTGGCCCAGGTGGCGGCGGAGCTAGGTAAGCGCGGCATTGGTATCTCCAGCATGCTGCAGCCAGAGGATCTGGAATCGACGACGGGTGAGACCTCCCTTGTCCTGATGGTGCATGATGCCAAAGTGGGCGATATGAAGCAGGCGCTGGCTGCTTTACACAGTCTGAAGTGCGTGCGCAGTGAGCCGACGTGGATGCGGGTGGAGACGTTGCAGTGA
- a CDS encoding DUF3307 domain-containing protein yields MDGLLPFPAHDWQAAAQVFFLLAAAHALFDFPLQGEFLAACKNRHLLAQRADPARPVSLWPWCLAAHCFMHGAAVWAVTGCFTLGCIEFLLHGVIDFIKCEGKTTFTQDQALHYTCKLAYVAIAPFV; encoded by the coding sequence ATGGACGGCCTGCTGCCATTCCCCGCGCACGACTGGCAGGCCGCTGCGCAGGTATTCTTTCTGCTCGCGGCGGCGCATGCGCTCTTCGATTTCCCCCTTCAGGGAGAATTCCTCGCAGCGTGCAAAAATCGCCACCTCCTCGCACAGCGTGCCGATCCAGCTCGACCAGTGAGCCTCTGGCCGTGGTGCCTCGCCGCACACTGCTTCATGCACGGCGCAGCGGTCTGGGCCGTGACAGGCTGCTTCACCCTCGGCTGCATCGAGTTCCTGCTGCACGGCGTGATCGACTTCATCAAGTGCGAAGGCAAAACGACCTTCACACAGGACCAGGCGCTGCACTACACCTGCAAGCTCGCCTATGTGGCCATCGCGCCATTCGTTTGA
- a CDS encoding cyclic nucleotide-binding domain-containing protein: MSQLSTPQLPAQGILDPLGDEDRDILSGYGEFLPVQPGQHLIEEGSQQSSLFFVVSGKFHATAMRGGHKVLLGPVQKGETLGEINLLDPNVASATVTAVEFSQVWRIDGASLESYINEYPRPAAWLLIGVGRTIAHRLRAVNEKIASFYA; the protein is encoded by the coding sequence ATGAGCCAGCTCTCCACCCCCCAACTCCCCGCGCAGGGCATCCTCGACCCCCTCGGTGACGAAGACCGCGACATCCTCAGCGGATACGGCGAATTCCTGCCCGTACAGCCAGGCCAGCATCTCATCGAAGAAGGCAGCCAGCAGAGCAGCCTGTTTTTTGTCGTCTCCGGCAAATTCCACGCCACAGCGATGCGTGGCGGGCATAAGGTCCTCCTCGGACCTGTGCAAAAGGGCGAGACTCTGGGCGAGATCAATCTGCTCGACCCAAATGTCGCCTCTGCCACCGTGACCGCCGTGGAATTCTCCCAAGTGTGGCGCATCGACGGAGCTAGCCTGGAATCCTACATCAATGAGTATCCACGGCCCGCAGCATGGCTCCTCATCGGCGTCGGCCGCACCATCGCGCACCGCCTGCGTGCAGTGAATGAGAAAATCGCGTCCTTCTACGCCTGA